A single Marinitoga aeolica DNA region contains:
- a CDS encoding adenosylhomocysteinase: MNLVESGRKKIEWVKQHMKVLNTLKEMYMDEQPFKGINISMSIHLEAKTAYTAVVLHELGANVAITSSNPLSTQDDVAEALKTYGVNVYAKRTPDEELYWKNIDKVLAIKPNIVIDDGADLGVRIVEKYPELLENIWGINEETTTGIKRYKALLKDGKLKVPVIDVNDSYMKYLFDNRYGTGQSTWDGIIRSTNLTVAGKNVVVAGYGWCGKGVAMRAKGLGAKVIVTEVDPIKAIEAVMDGFEVMPMDEAAKIGDFFVTVTGDTDVIVERHFLSMKDGVVLANAGHFDIEVKVADLERINVEKKEVRNGVTQYTMPNGNKLYLLGMGRLVNLVNGDGHPVEIMDLSFSLQLEGAKYLKENKGKIDIDVRPVPYEVDLKIAKIKLKSMGIEIDELTPEQIEYLNSWK, translated from the coding sequence ATGAACTTAGTGGAATCCGGAAGAAAAAAGATAGAATGGGTAAAACAACATATGAAGGTATTGAATACATTAAAAGAAATGTATATGGATGAACAACCCTTTAAAGGAATAAATATTTCTATGAGTATTCATCTTGAAGCCAAAACTGCATATACAGCTGTAGTATTACATGAATTAGGTGCAAATGTGGCAATAACAAGTAGTAATCCATTATCAACTCAAGATGATGTTGCAGAAGCTTTGAAAACATATGGAGTAAATGTATATGCTAAAAGAACACCAGACGAAGAACTTTATTGGAAAAATATTGATAAAGTTTTAGCAATTAAGCCGAATATAGTCATTGATGACGGAGCAGATTTAGGAGTTAGAATTGTAGAGAAATATCCAGAACTACTAGAAAATATTTGGGGAATTAATGAAGAAACTACAACAGGAATAAAAAGATATAAAGCTTTGCTAAAAGATGGTAAATTAAAGGTTCCTGTTATAGATGTAAATGATTCATATATGAAATATCTATTTGATAATAGATATGGGACAGGGCAGTCTACATGGGATGGAATAATCAGATCTACTAATTTAACAGTTGCAGGTAAAAATGTGGTTGTTGCAGGATATGGATGGTGTGGTAAAGGCGTAGCAATGAGAGCTAAAGGATTAGGCGCAAAAGTTATAGTTACAGAGGTTGATCCTATAAAGGCAATTGAAGCTGTTATGGATGGATTTGAAGTAATGCCTATGGATGAAGCAGCAAAAATAGGTGATTTCTTTGTTACGGTTACAGGTGATACAGATGTAATTGTGGAAAGACATTTCTTGTCTATGAAAGATGGGGTTGTATTAGCTAATGCTGGTCATTTTGATATTGAAGTAAAAGTTGCTGATTTAGAAAGAATAAATGTTGAAAAGAAAGAAGTTAGAAATGGTGTAACTCAATATACTATGCCAAATGGAAATAAATTATATTTACTTGGTATGGGAAGATTGGTAAATCTTGTAAATGGTGATGGACATCCAGTAGAAATAATGGATCTTTCATTTTCACTACAATTAGAAGGGGCAAAATATTTAAAAGAAAATAAAGGTAAGATAGATATAGATGTTAGACCTGTTCCGTATGAAGTGGATTTAAAAATAGCTAAAATTAAATTAAAATCTATGGGAATAGAAATAGATGAATTAACACCAGAACAAATAGAATATTTAAATAGTTGGAAGTAA
- a CDS encoding class I SAM-dependent methyltransferase encodes MIPTLSDVERLIEKLGYKELAKKELLEQIKHFEEEAPMRDDIVRSYLEDKCINIIVEEIVSETEKLGRKKVIFLDVAAGSGFFTEKIMKKLNERDIETFPYALDLTPSMLKRLKKRNIKAVWGIAERIEESIKVSNDYYNTHNSIKFDVIISTLAFHHFLEPEKALKSMKKVLKENGKVIIIDILKHEHVEILENLKDTRPGYSLKEIKNIGNKIFRKVNVEPLEAYCMVNNKKINLYKAIFI; translated from the coding sequence ATGATACCAACATTAAGTGATGTAGAAAGGCTTATAGAAAAATTAGGGTATAAAGAATTGGCAAAAAAAGAACTTCTTGAACAGATAAAACATTTTGAAGAAGAAGCACCTATGAGAGATGATATTGTAAGATCATATTTAGAAGATAAATGTATAAATATAATAGTGGAAGAAATAGTATCAGAAACAGAAAAGTTAGGTAGAAAAAAAGTTATATTTCTTGATGTTGCAGCAGGATCGGGATTTTTTACTGAAAAAATTATGAAAAAGCTGAATGAGAGAGATATAGAAACTTTTCCGTATGCCCTGGATTTGACTCCAAGTATGTTAAAAAGATTAAAAAAAAGAAATATTAAAGCAGTATGGGGAATAGCTGAGAGAATTGAGGAATCAATAAAAGTTTCAAATGATTATTATAATACTCATAATTCTATAAAATTTGACGTAATTATTTCAACTCTGGCATTCCATCATTTTTTAGAACCGGAAAAGGCATTGAAAAGTATGAAAAAAGTTTTAAAAGAAAATGGAAAGGTAATAATAATAGATATATTAAAACACGAACATGTTGAGATATTAGAAAATTTAAAGGATACACGCCCTGGATATTCTTTAAAAGAAATAAAAAATATAGGAAATAAAATATTTAGAAAGGTAAATGTAGAACCATTAGAAGCATATTGTATGGTTAATAATAAAAAAATAAATTTATACAAAGCTATTTTTATATGA
- a CDS encoding trans-sulfuration enzyme family protein encodes MKFTTKSIHVGENPKDVEYGDAIYPIHLSTTFAKQSLDEVEEGYVYSRSGNPTRNSLEKKLATLENAKYGLAFSSGLAAETTVILSLLKQGEHIIAFDDLYGGTRRLFSKVLNHFGIEVSYVDFREIENIKKAIKSNTKMIWIETPTNPLLKLADIKEISILSKEKNLIVVVDNTFASPYFQNPLDLGADIVLHSITKYINGHSDVVGGAVMLNSDLLYEKIKFHQNSIGAILSPFNSWLVMRGIKTLSIRMERHAKNASIIAEYLENHPYVEKVYYPGLESHPQHMLAKKQMRGFGGMLSFEIKGDLESAKKFVEKLTIFSLAESLGGVESLIEIPSLMTHSAVSVEERKKTGIKDSLIRVSVGIEEVEDLIEDFEKGFKAVKE; translated from the coding sequence GTGAAATTTACAACAAAATCTATACATGTTGGAGAAAATCCAAAAGATGTAGAATATGGTGACGCAATTTATCCTATACATTTATCAACGACTTTTGCAAAACAATCACTTGATGAGGTGGAAGAAGGATATGTATATTCAAGAAGCGGAAATCCAACAAGAAACAGTTTGGAAAAAAAATTAGCCACTCTTGAAAATGCAAAATATGGTCTTGCTTTTTCCTCTGGATTAGCAGCGGAAACTACTGTGATTTTGTCATTATTAAAGCAAGGAGAACATATTATAGCATTTGATGATTTATACGGAGGAACTCGAAGATTATTTAGCAAAGTTTTAAATCATTTTGGTATTGAAGTGAGTTATGTAGATTTTAGAGAAATAGAAAATATAAAAAAAGCAATAAAAAGTAATACAAAAATGATATGGATTGAAACACCGACAAATCCTTTATTAAAACTTGCTGATATTAAAGAAATTTCTATACTATCTAAAGAAAAAAATTTGATTGTTGTGGTCGACAATACGTTTGCCAGTCCATATTTCCAAAACCCACTAGATCTTGGAGCAGATATAGTATTACACAGTATTACAAAGTATATCAACGGTCATTCAGATGTTGTTGGCGGAGCAGTAATGTTGAATTCTGATTTATTGTATGAAAAAATAAAATTTCATCAGAATTCAATAGGAGCTATACTGTCACCATTTAATTCATGGTTGGTTATGCGTGGAATAAAGACTTTATCTATTAGAATGGAACGACATGCAAAAAATGCATCGATTATTGCAGAATACTTAGAGAATCACCCATATGTTGAAAAAGTATATTATCCTGGATTGGAATCTCATCCGCAACATATGTTGGCTAAAAAACAGATGAGAGGATTTGGAGGGATGCTCTCATTTGAAATAAAAGGTGATTTAGAAAGTGCAAAAAAGTTTGTGGAAAAATTAACCATTTTTTCACTTGCTGAAAGTCTTGGAGGAGTCGAATCTTTAATAGAAATACCTTCACTGATGACTCATTCAGCTGTTTCTGTTGAAGAAAGAAAAAAAACAGGAATAAAAGATTCTTTAATAAGAGTCTCTGTTGGAATAGAGGAAGTAGAAGATTTAATAGAAGATTTTGAAAAAGGATTTAAGGCGGTGAAAGAATGA
- a CDS encoding PLP-dependent cysteine synthase family protein, producing the protein MGKEKICNNVFEMIGNTPILRLNKIESYFNINNELYAKVEYLNPGGSIKDRMGVYLLERANEKGKINEDTIIVEPTSGNTGVGLALYGTKKGNKLIFTMPSKISIEKELLLKAYGAFVVRTPTEVKPDNPNSYYKVSEVIAKLIWKENKKLKYDEIEKLVNYVQTLVNSNKLNELKSILTQNIKPNIYAYIPNQYFNKYNPESHYNITAPELWNQFNGILDYIFVGAGTGGTITGISKYFKEKGNTKIIGIDPVGSVYNFVKKGMSFEKALKKAKSYFVEGIGEDIIPETIELDLIDDMIVVSDQESFSMTRFLAKREGILVGGSSGAALFGAIKYLKKREIKNKKIAIIFPDGGRNYLTKIFNDSWLIEKGFELDDEKILEVLK; encoded by the coding sequence ATGGGAAAAGAAAAAATTTGCAATAATGTTTTTGAAATGATAGGAAATACACCGATTTTAAGATTAAATAAAATTGAATCTTATTTTAATATAAATAATGAATTATATGCAAAAGTAGAATATTTAAATCCTGGAGGAAGTATAAAAGATAGAATGGGAGTTTATTTGTTAGAAAGAGCTAATGAGAAGGGTAAAATTAATGAAGATACTATAATTGTGGAGCCTACATCTGGAAATACAGGGGTTGGGTTAGCACTTTATGGTACTAAAAAAGGAAATAAGTTAATTTTTACAATGCCTTCAAAAATAAGCATTGAAAAAGAATTGCTATTAAAAGCATATGGAGCATTTGTTGTGAGAACACCAACTGAAGTAAAACCGGATAATCCAAATTCGTATTATAAAGTTTCAGAAGTTATAGCAAAATTAATCTGGAAAGAAAATAAAAAACTTAAATATGATGAAATAGAAAAATTAGTTAATTATGTACAGACTCTGGTGAATAGTAATAAATTAAATGAATTAAAATCTATACTGACTCAAAATATTAAACCAAACATATATGCGTATATCCCTAATCAATATTTTAATAAATATAACCCGGAATCTCATTATAATATAACAGCTCCAGAATTATGGAACCAATTTAATGGAATTTTAGATTATATTTTTGTTGGTGCAGGTACAGGAGGTACAATAACAGGTATTTCAAAATATTTTAAAGAAAAAGGAAATACAAAAATAATAGGAATTGATCCTGTTGGATCTGTATATAATTTTGTGAAAAAAGGTATGAGTTTTGAAAAGGCATTAAAGAAAGCAAAATCATATTTCGTCGAGGGAATTGGAGAAGATATAATTCCAGAAACAATAGAGCTTGATTTGATAGATGATATGATCGTCGTAAGTGATCAAGAATCATTTTCTATGACAAGATTTTTAGCTAAAAGAGAAGGTATATTGGTTGGTGGCTCTTCTGGAGCAGCATTATTTGGAGCGATAAAATATCTTAAAAAAAGAGAGATAAAAAATAAAAAGATTGCAATAATTTTTCCGGATGGAGGAAGAAATTATTTGACAAAAATTTTTAATGATAGTTGGTTGATTGAAAAAGGTTTTGAACTTGATGATGAAAAAATATTGGAGGTGTTAAAGTGA
- a CDS encoding methionine ABC transporter permease, producing the protein MNILNELIKATLETVYMTFFSGFLSVIFGIPLGIILYLTSISQLKISKVIYRIFDVIINIFRSIPFIILIVLIIPLTKLIVGTIIGPKSAIVSLTIAAIPFMARLSESTFNSLPKEMIDTAHTLGMNNFEFIVKILIPETLPKIVANITLLLINLITYTAIAGAVGAGGLGAMAINYGYQRFRFDILMYDLIILILITQIIQFVGMKIEKIIDINQ; encoded by the coding sequence TTGAATATTTTAAATGAATTAATTAAAGCAACATTAGAAACAGTATATATGACATTTTTTTCTGGTTTTTTAAGTGTTATTTTTGGAATTCCCTTAGGGATAATACTATATTTAACATCCATTAGTCAACTTAAAATATCAAAAGTTATATATAGGATCTTTGATGTAATTATAAACATATTTCGATCTATACCTTTTATTATATTAATTGTTTTGATTATACCATTAACAAAATTAATAGTAGGAACAATAATTGGTCCTAAGTCAGCAATAGTATCTTTAACTATTGCCGCTATACCCTTTATGGCAAGATTAAGTGAAAGTACTTTTAATTCATTACCGAAAGAAATGATTGATACTGCACATACATTGGGTATGAATAATTTTGAGTTTATAGTGAAAATTCTTATTCCAGAAACATTGCCGAAAATAGTTGCTAATATAACTTTATTGTTAATAAATCTTATAACTTATACTGCCATAGCAGGTGCGGTTGGAGCAGGTGGATTAGGGGCTATGGCAATAAATTATGGATATCAAAGGTTTAGATTTGATATTTTAATGTATGATTTAATTATTTTAATTTTAATTACTCAGATAATACAATTTGTAGGAATGAAAATTGAAAAGATAATAGATATAAATCAATAA
- a CDS encoding methionine ABC transporter ATP-binding protein: protein MKNLNLTYDGKNYVLKDISFKLEKGEILGIIGLSGAGKSSLLKALNLLEKPQGEILFNDINITQLSRKELRNIRKKIGVAFQHYNLLSRKTVFENISLPLILNKENEIEEKVSNIIKKVGLEHRKNAFPAHLSGGEKQRVSIARAIVSNPDILFLDEPTSALDPKTTEKILELILKINQDMKISTIIVTHEMDVIKRICDKILYLKNGKVHYFGEVYRFFSEFEEELNKEFYKDINYNYSKLKFKNGKIIKVIFYGESVGKPILNKISKKYDIIFNILYGKIEDFKNAPFGKLILEIEGEKTSEFINDLREYVYALEVLRL, encoded by the coding sequence GTGAAGAATTTAAATCTTACATATGATGGGAAAAATTATGTATTAAAAGATATAAGTTTTAAATTAGAAAAAGGTGAAATATTGGGAATTATTGGACTTTCCGGTGCTGGGAAGTCCTCTTTATTGAAAGCATTGAATTTGCTTGAAAAACCTCAAGGTGAAATTTTATTTAATGATATTAATATAACTCAATTATCAAGGAAGGAATTAAGGAATATTAGAAAAAAAATAGGAGTGGCTTTTCAACATTATAATTTATTGTCAAGAAAAACAGTTTTTGAAAATATATCATTGCCTTTAATTTTAAATAAGGAAAATGAGATAGAGGAAAAAGTATCTAATATTATAAAGAAAGTAGGGCTTGAACATAGAAAAAATGCGTTTCCAGCACATTTGTCGGGTGGTGAAAAACAGAGAGTTTCAATTGCAAGGGCAATAGTTTCCAATCCCGATATTTTATTTTTAGATGAACCAACATCGGCACTTGATCCTAAAACTACCGAAAAAATTCTTGAATTAATATTAAAAATAAACCAAGATATGAAAATTTCAACAATTATAGTAACGCATGAGATGGATGTAATAAAGAGAATTTGCGATAAAATTTTATATTTAAAAAATGGTAAAGTTCATTATTTTGGTGAAGTTTATAGATTTTTTTCTGAATTTGAAGAAGAATTAAATAAAGAATTTTATAAAGATATCAATTATAATTATAGTAAGTTAAAATTTAAAAATGGAAAGATAATAAAAGTTATTTTTTATGGTGAAAGTGTTGGAAAACCCATATTAAATAAAATTTCTAAAAAATATGACATTATATTTAACATATTATATGGAAAGATAGAAGATTTCAAAAATGCACCTTTTGGTAAACTAATTTTGGAAATAGAAGGAGAAAAAACAAGTGAGTTTATAAATGATTTAAGAGAATATGTTTATGCTTTGGAGGTGCTAAGACTTTGA
- a CDS encoding MetQ/NlpA family ABC transporter substrate-binding protein, with protein sequence MKKLGIFILLLVLVLFGCSKEEKVLKIGATAVPHAEILEFVKDDFEKKTGYKLEIVIFNDYVQPNIALEEEQIDANYFQHIPYLEEFSKNKGYKDLISIAKIHVEPMGFYSKKPIKEFKSGDKVVIPNDATNEGRALLLLQENGLIKLKNTNSLKVTINDIEENKYNLTFVELDAAYLPRTYKEDASVVGAVINTNYAIENGLNPLKDAIFIENANSPYANIIAVKKKNEDNEIIKELISILQTEKVKNFIIEKYKGAVVPTF encoded by the coding sequence GTGAAAAAGTTAGGTATTTTCATACTATTGTTAGTATTAGTGCTTTTTGGTTGTTCAAAGGAAGAAAAGGTGTTAAAAATTGGTGCAACAGCTGTTCCTCACGCGGAAATTCTTGAATTTGTTAAGGACGATTTTGAAAAAAAGACAGGGTATAAATTGGAAATTGTTATTTTTAATGATTATGTACAGCCAAATATAGCTTTGGAAGAAGAACAAATTGATGCGAATTATTTTCAACATATACCCTATTTAGAAGAATTTTCAAAAAACAAAGGATATAAAGATTTAATATCAATTGCAAAAATCCATGTTGAACCTATGGGATTTTATTCTAAAAAACCAATAAAAGAATTTAAATCCGGTGATAAAGTAGTAATTCCAAATGATGCAACAAATGAAGGAAGAGCATTATTGTTATTACAAGAAAATGGATTAATAAAGTTAAAAAATACAAATTCTTTAAAAGTTACTATTAATGATATCGAAGAAAATAAGTATAATTTGACTTTTGTTGAATTGGATGCTGCATATTTGCCAAGAACATATAAGGAAGATGCTTCTGTGGTTGGAGCTGTAATAAATACAAATTATGCAATAGAAAATGGATTAAATCCATTAAAAGATGCAATATTTATAGAAAATGCCAATTCACCATATGCAAATATAATAGCTGTAAAAAAGAAAAATGAAGATAATGAAATAATTAAAGAATTAATTTCAATACTTCAAACTGAAAAGGTTAAAAACTTTATAATTGAAAAATACAAAGGAGCTGTAGTTCCAACTTTTTAA
- a CDS encoding KamA family radical SAM protein, whose amino-acid sequence MSVKYIIDIDKVEQLNQEERNELKKVTKKYKFRANDYYLSLINWEDPDDPIRKLIIPQVDELEEWGRLDASNEKSYTISKGLQHKYRDTALLLVNDVCGGFCRFCFRKRLFINIGEEVVRDVSEDLEYIKQHKEITNVLLTGGDPLLLSTKKLENIIKQIRGIEHVQIVRIGSKMLAFNPYRVIDDPELIEMIKKYSTDEKKIYIMTQFNHPNEITDVSIKAINKLLKAGAILANQTPLIKGVNADWKTLMELFKKLSFIGVPPYYVFQGRPVAGNKPFAVPIEEGYQIFLKAIMNVSGLAKRARFAMSHETGKIEVAALTKEHIIFRYQRAHDLKNAGKIMVYKRNPNAYWLDDYKDLVEEYIIDNILK is encoded by the coding sequence TTGAGTGTAAAGTATATAATTGATATTGACAAAGTAGAGCAATTAAACCAAGAAGAGAGAAACGAATTAAAGAAAGTTACAAAAAAATACAAGTTTAGAGCAAATGATTATTATTTAAGTTTAATTAATTGGGAGGATCCTGATGATCCAATAAGAAAGCTTATTATTCCACAAGTTGATGAATTAGAAGAATGGGGAAGATTAGATGCTTCAAATGAAAAATCATATACCATAAGTAAAGGACTGCAACACAAATACAGAGATACAGCTTTGCTTTTGGTAAATGATGTTTGTGGGGGATTTTGTAGATTTTGTTTCAGAAAAAGATTATTTATAAATATTGGTGAAGAAGTAGTTAGAGATGTAAGTGAAGATTTAGAATATATCAAACAACACAAAGAAATAACTAATGTATTATTAACAGGTGGAGACCCATTATTATTATCTACAAAAAAATTAGAAAATATTATTAAACAAATTAGAGGAATTGAACACGTTCAAATAGTTAGAATAGGTTCAAAAATGCTTGCTTTTAACCCATATAGAGTAATAGATGATCCGGAATTAATTGAAATGATAAAAAAATATTCTACTGATGAAAAAAAGATATATATTATGACTCAATTTAATCATCCTAATGAAATTACAGATGTATCTATAAAAGCAATAAATAAATTATTAAAAGCAGGTGCGATATTGGCCAATCAAACACCTTTGATCAAAGGAGTAAATGCCGATTGGAAAACATTGATGGAATTGTTTAAAAAACTATCATTTATAGGTGTGCCGCCATATTATGTGTTCCAAGGAAGGCCTGTTGCTGGTAATAAACCATTTGCTGTTCCAATAGAAGAAGGATATCAAATATTTCTTAAAGCAATAATGAATGTCTCTGGTCTTGCAAAAAGAGCGAGATTTGCTATGTCTCATGAAACGGGAAAAATAGAAGTAGCTGCTCTTACTAAAGAACACATCATATTTAGATATCAAAGAGCACATGATCTTAAAAATGCTGGTAAAATTATGGTTTATAAAAGGAATCCAAATGCATATTGGCTTGATGATTATAAAGACTTAGTTGAAGAATATATTATTGATAATATACTAAAATAA
- a CDS encoding ABC transporter ATP-binding protein, protein MRIIEMKDLKFSYNNHFTLYIDELYVEKGEFVSIIGPNGSGKTTVLKLLTMIEKKDKGKIIINDKNIEKYSKKELFKEISVVPQEFYTSFDFTVESIISSGRIPYETLFSRREYEFLNKIMEKTDTLKFKDRIYNYLSGGEKQRVMLTRALAQDTNVLLLDEFVSQIDPGYTQQLVRMVKNESIQKNKSILSIFHDINLASLYSDRIYIFKEGIIKYHGKPEEVITQKIMKEIYDIDCIITYHPIKNKPQVIFEY, encoded by the coding sequence ATGAGAATAATTGAAATGAAAGATCTAAAATTTTCATATAATAATCATTTTACATTATATATTGATGAATTATATGTTGAAAAAGGGGAATTTGTATCAATTATAGGTCCTAATGGTTCTGGTAAAACTACAGTGTTAAAGTTATTAACTATGATAGAAAAAAAAGATAAAGGCAAAATTATTATAAATGATAAAAATATAGAAAAATATTCTAAAAAAGAGTTATTTAAAGAAATTTCTGTTGTTCCTCAAGAATTTTATACTTCCTTTGATTTTACAGTAGAAAGCATTATTTCTTCAGGCAGAATACCATATGAAACATTGTTTTCAAGAAGAGAGTATGAATTTTTAAATAAGATAATGGAAAAGACAGACACGCTAAAATTTAAGGATAGAATATATAATTATTTAAGTGGTGGTGAAAAACAAAGGGTAATGTTAACGAGAGCATTAGCTCAAGATACTAATGTATTATTACTGGATGAATTTGTTTCACAAATTGATCCGGGATATACACAACAATTAGTAAGAATGGTAAAAAATGAATCTATTCAAAAAAATAAAAGTATTCTTTCTATATTTCATGATATTAATTTAGCCTCTCTATATTCTGATAGAATATATATCTTTAAAGAAGGTATTATAAAATATCATGGTAAACCAGAAGAAGTAATAACACAAAAAATAATGAAAGAAATATATGATATAGATTGTATAATAACCTATCATCCTATAAAAAACAAACCTCAAGTTATTTTTGAATATTAA
- a CDS encoding FecCD family ABC transporter permease, with protein sequence MKKIISGKFSPIFSLLLGVIFVFLSIIIFTSLGTVKIPFKDVMSSFLNKSDNVLYDRIIFNLRLPRVIGTILIGAILAIAGNDFQMIIKNPLADPFIIGISSGASFGAVIYTALKSVYGINLPFGIETFAFLSALIATGIAFALAKEGRKIPVVSLILSGVIVGFVFNSISTLFTVLFWQNLLHVNFWLMGSTGNIVWSDLIILSIFLILQVLINFIFKKHIEVVAMGDDISIFSGINPEKIKLLVLTINIFAVSVVVSKAGIIGFVGLIIPHLVRKFTGPNIYYSTIGSLIYGGIFLGFADLFSRYLFRPTELPIGVTTSLVGTPIFIIIMKRGRKI encoded by the coding sequence ATGAAAAAAATAATTTCGGGGAAGTTCTCCCCGATTTTTTCCCTTTTGTTGGGGGTTATTTTTGTATTTTTATCAATAATAATATTCACATCATTAGGGACGGTAAAAATTCCTTTTAAAGATGTAATGTCATCCTTTTTAAATAAGTCAGATAATGTATTATATGATAGAATAATATTCAATTTGAGATTACCGAGGGTAATTGGAACTATATTAATAGGAGCTATTCTCGCAATAGCTGGTAATGACTTTCAAATGATAATAAAAAATCCACTTGCCGATCCATTTATTATTGGTATTTCATCTGGAGCAAGTTTTGGTGCTGTTATATATACTGCATTAAAAAGTGTATATGGAATAAATTTACCTTTTGGGATAGAAACTTTTGCATTTTTATCTGCTTTAATAGCAACAGGGATAGCCTTTGCTCTTGCAAAAGAAGGTAGAAAAATTCCTGTTGTATCACTAATATTAAGTGGTGTTATTGTAGGATTTGTATTTAATTCAATTTCAACTTTATTTACTGTTTTATTCTGGCAAAATTTGTTACATGTAAATTTTTGGCTTATGGGTAGTACAGGAAACATTGTTTGGTCAGATTTAATAATTTTAAGTATATTTTTAATTCTTCAAGTATTAATTAATTTCATTTTCAAAAAACATATAGAAGTTGTTGCTATGGGTGATGATATATCTATTTTTTCAGGAATAAATCCTGAAAAAATAAAATTATTAGTATTGACTATAAATATATTTGCTGTTTCTGTAGTTGTTTCAAAAGCAGGGATAATTGGTTTTGTTGGATTAATAATTCCACATCTCGTGAGAAAGTTTACAGGTCCTAATATTTATTATTCTACAATAGGCTCTTTAATATATGGTGGAATATTTTTAGGATTTGCAGATTTATTTTCAAGATATTTGTTTAGACCTACAGAGTTACCTATTGGTGTAACAACATCATTAGTAGGAACTCCTATTTTTATCATTATTATGAAAAGAGGAAGAAAAATATGA
- a CDS encoding ABC transporter substrate-binding protein, which yields MKKVFLAVLLVLTLSVFAFKPVTLVDDLGRIVTFDKEVGRIVVAAPAISDFIVKLGAKEKVVGVTNFDSYITDVEKIGNMVPLNVEKIISLNPDVVLLTGGFQEGEISKLEKFGIKAFVLNATTLNEVFRDLSLVGVILGKDKTAQDYAQKLRTRMLNIAKNTFSWKEKPRVIYLSAYGSVSQMWTCGTGSYLNEIIAYAGGINITAPYTGNNGWFAIGPEFVVKENPDIILVPAYYPGDKGAYNLIMNAEQFKDVKAVKEGKVFIIDGNKASLPNTGLINLLGEINKLFSENK from the coding sequence ATGAAAAAGGTATTTCTGGCAGTATTATTGGTATTAACTTTATCCGTATTTGCATTTAAACCGGTTACATTAGTTGATGATTTGGGAAGAATTGTTACATTTGATAAGGAAGTTGGGAGAATTGTGGTTGCAGCACCAGCTATTTCCGATTTTATAGTAAAACTTGGTGCAAAGGAAAAAGTTGTTGGAGTAACAAATTTTGATTCTTATATAACAGATGTAGAAAAAATAGGTAATATGGTTCCTTTGAATGTAGAAAAAATAATTTCTTTAAATCCAGATGTTGTATTATTAACTGGTGGATTTCAAGAAGGAGAAATTTCCAAATTAGAAAAATTTGGTATTAAAGCCTTCGTTTTAAATGCTACAACATTAAATGAAGTATTTAGAGATTTATCTCTTGTTGGGGTTATATTAGGAAAAGATAAAACAGCTCAGGATTATGCTCAAAAATTAAGAACAAGAATGTTGAATATTGCAAAAAATACATTTTCATGGAAAGAAAAACCAAGAGTTATTTATTTATCTGCATATGGTAGTGTTTCACAAATGTGGACTTGTGGAACAGGTTCGTATTTAAACGAAATAATTGCATATGCTGGTGGGATTAATATAACAGCACCTTATACAGGGAATAACGGTTGGTTTGCTATTGGACCGGAATTTGTAGTTAAAGAAAATCCAGATATTATTTTAGTGCCAGCTTATTATCCTGGTGATAAAGGAGCATATAATTTAATTATGAACGCTGAACAATTCAAAGATGTGAAAGCTGTTAAGGAAGGAAAAGTATTTATTATTGATGGTAATAAGGCATCATTGCCAAATACAGGATTAATAAATTTATTAGGAGAGATTAATAAACTCTTCAGTGAAAATAAATGA